A window of the Nyctibius grandis isolate bNycGra1 chromosome 9, bNycGra1.pri, whole genome shotgun sequence genome harbors these coding sequences:
- the WNT6 gene encoding protein Wnt-6 isoform X2 produces MDPNSICRKTKRLAGKQAELCQLEPEIVQEVAKGTKLGVRECQYQFRFRRWNCTSHSKYFGKILQQDIRETAFVYAITAAGVSHAITQACSMGELLQCGCELTRSRAPPLPTAGPGTEGTAWEWGGCGDDVQFGYEKSQQFMDAKSKKGKNDIRALIDLHNNEAGRLAVSSYMRTECKCHGLSGSCTLRTCWRKMPHFREVGDRLLERFNGAFKVMGGNDGKTLIPVGDNIKPPDKQDLIYSADSPDFCSANRKTGSLGTRGRVCNSTAMDTSGCDLLCCGRGHRDETVVLEENCLCRFHWCCVVQCRKCSVRQELSLCV; encoded by the exons ATGGACCCCAACAGCATCTGCCGCAAGACGAAGCGGCTGGCGGGGAAGCAGGCggagctgtgccagctggagcCGGAGATCGTGCAGGAGGTGGCCAAGGGCACCAAGCTGGGCGTCCGGGAGTGCCAGTACCAATTCCGCTTCCGCCGCTGGAACTGCACCAGCCACAGCAAGTACTTCGGCAAGATCCTGCAGCAGG ATATCCGGGAGACAGCCTTCGTGTACGCCATCACGGCGGCCGGGGTGAGCCACGCCATCACGCAGGCCTGCAGCATGGGTGAGCTGCTGCAGTGCGGCTGCGAGCTGACACGGAGCCGGGCTCCCCCCTTGCCCACGGCGGGTCCGGGCACGGAGGGCACGGCCTGGGAgtgggggggctgcggggatgACGTGCAGTTCGGCTACGAGAAATCCCAGCAGTTCATGGACGCCAAGAgcaagaaaggcaaaaatgacATCCGAGCTCTCATCGACCTGCACAACAACGAAGCCGGGCGCTTG GCGGTGAGCAGCTACATGAGGACAGAGTGCAAATGCCACGGGCTGTCGGGCTCCTGCACCCTGCGGACCTGCTGGCGGAAGATGCCCCATTTCCGCGAGGTGGGGGACCGCCTGCTCGAGCGCTTCAACGGGGCTTTCAAGGTGATGGGGGGCAACGACGGGAAAACCCTCATCCCCGTGGGCGACAACATCAAACCGCCCGACAAGCAGGACCTCATCTACTCAGCCGACTCACCCGATTTCTGCTCTGCTAACCGTAAGACGGGCTCGCTGGGCACCCGGGGCCGCGTCTGCAACAGCACAGCCATGGACACGAGTGGGTGCGACCTGCTGTGCTGTGGGCGAGGGCACCGGGACGAGACGGTGGTGCTGGAGGAGAACTGCCTTTGCCGCTTCCACTGGTGCTGCGTGGTGCAGTGCCGCAAGTGCTCCGTCCGGCAGGAGCTCAGCCTCTGTGTCTGA
- the WNT6 gene encoding protein Wnt-6 isoform X1: protein MLSQPRPSSSSSSSGAASAPRSSRPEVPAQPQPSPSPSPSPNPSPAQPRRPRCPPAPARRREAAGTHPPGSRPDPRGCGQPGCPAPPRGPRRGLGAPPPVLAGCCLPPGPSWGSSSSSSAQPTSSGSGVGSPLVMDPNSICRKTKRLAGKQAELCQLEPEIVQEVAKGTKLGVRECQYQFRFRRWNCTSHSKYFGKILQQDIRETAFVYAITAAGVSHAITQACSMGELLQCGCELTRSRAPPLPTAGPGTEGTAWEWGGCGDDVQFGYEKSQQFMDAKSKKGKNDIRALIDLHNNEAGRLAVSSYMRTECKCHGLSGSCTLRTCWRKMPHFREVGDRLLERFNGAFKVMGGNDGKTLIPVGDNIKPPDKQDLIYSADSPDFCSANRKTGSLGTRGRVCNSTAMDTSGCDLLCCGRGHRDETVVLEENCLCRFHWCCVVQCRKCSVRQELSLCV from the exons ATGCTTTCGCAGCCCcgtccctcctcctcctcctcctcctccggaGCAGCCTCCGCGCCGCGCTCCAGCCGCCCGGAggtgcctgcccagccccagcccagccccagccccagccccagccccaaccccagcccagcccagccccgccggccgcggtgcccgcccgccccggcccggcggagGGAGGCAGCGGGCACCCACCCGCCGGGGTCCCGGCCGGACCCTCGGGGCTGCGGCCAGCCCGGCTGCCCGGCTCCCCCGCGGGGGCCACGGAGGGGGCTCGGTGCTCCCCCCCCAGTCCTGGCAGGATGCTGCCTTCCTCCCGGACCCAGCTGGGGctcttcttcatcctcctctgcCCAGCCAACATCATCGGGCTCTGGTG TGGGCAGCCCCCTGGTCATGGACCCCAACAGCATCTGCCGCAAGACGAAGCGGCTGGCGGGGAAGCAGGCggagctgtgccagctggagcCGGAGATCGTGCAGGAGGTGGCCAAGGGCACCAAGCTGGGCGTCCGGGAGTGCCAGTACCAATTCCGCTTCCGCCGCTGGAACTGCACCAGCCACAGCAAGTACTTCGGCAAGATCCTGCAGCAGG ATATCCGGGAGACAGCCTTCGTGTACGCCATCACGGCGGCCGGGGTGAGCCACGCCATCACGCAGGCCTGCAGCATGGGTGAGCTGCTGCAGTGCGGCTGCGAGCTGACACGGAGCCGGGCTCCCCCCTTGCCCACGGCGGGTCCGGGCACGGAGGGCACGGCCTGGGAgtgggggggctgcggggatgACGTGCAGTTCGGCTACGAGAAATCCCAGCAGTTCATGGACGCCAAGAgcaagaaaggcaaaaatgacATCCGAGCTCTCATCGACCTGCACAACAACGAAGCCGGGCGCTTG GCGGTGAGCAGCTACATGAGGACAGAGTGCAAATGCCACGGGCTGTCGGGCTCCTGCACCCTGCGGACCTGCTGGCGGAAGATGCCCCATTTCCGCGAGGTGGGGGACCGCCTGCTCGAGCGCTTCAACGGGGCTTTCAAGGTGATGGGGGGCAACGACGGGAAAACCCTCATCCCCGTGGGCGACAACATCAAACCGCCCGACAAGCAGGACCTCATCTACTCAGCCGACTCACCCGATTTCTGCTCTGCTAACCGTAAGACGGGCTCGCTGGGCACCCGGGGCCGCGTCTGCAACAGCACAGCCATGGACACGAGTGGGTGCGACCTGCTGTGCTGTGGGCGAGGGCACCGGGACGAGACGGTGGTGCTGGAGGAGAACTGCCTTTGCCGCTTCCACTGGTGCTGCGTGGTGCAGTGCCGCAAGTGCTCCGTCCGGCAGGAGCTCAGCCTCTGTGTCTGA
- the CYP27A1 gene encoding sterol 26-hydroxylase, mitochondrial → MAGPSGGAQRPLLPLLLRPRPPPPPPPPRSSIPGPPRRTGGSAAAAAGPARLKGPEELPGPGLLRTFFWLFLRGYLLHTHRLQLMSRRIYGPIWKSTFGHYENINIGSPVVLEQLLRQEGKYPMRSDMALWKEHRDTRRLPYGPFTEEGERWYRLRQVLNKRLLKPSEAVLYADAIGEVVSDLMVRLRDERSRSPSGVLVEDVANLLYRFALEGISYILFETRIGCLKQQVPAETQRFIDSINLMFKNSVFATVLPRWSRKVLPFWDRYLDSWDTIFAFGKTLIDRKMEELEGQVERGKEVSGYLSYLLASGRLTLDEVYGSVAELLLAGVDTTSNTLSWALYHLSRDPGIQETLYQELKAVVPANRFPGAEDIPKMPMLRAVIKETLRVYPVVPTNARVFYEKDIVIGDYLFPKNTLFVLAHYAMSHDETYFPEPERFLPQRWLRGHGSPHHPFSSIPFGYGVRACVGRRIAELEMHLALARIIQAFEVRPDPRGVEVTSVSRIVLVADKPINLEFIARPGAP, encoded by the exons ATGGCGGGCCCGAGCGGCGGGGCCCAGcggccgctgctgccgctgctcctgcgcccccgcccgccgccgccgccgccgccgccgcgcagcAGCATCCCGGGGCCGCCGCGCAGGACCGGGGGctcggcggcagcggcggcggggccggcgcggctGAAGGGACCGGAGGAGCTACCGGGGCCGGGGTTACTCCGGACTTTCTTCTGGCTCTTTCTGCGGGGCTACCTGCTGCACACGCACCGGCTCCAG CTGATGTCCAGGCGCATTTATGGCCCTATCTGGAAGTCGACCTTTGGGCATTATGAGAACATCAACATCGGGAGCCCAGtggtgctggagcagctgctaCGGCAGGAGGGCAAGTACCCCATGCGGAGCGACATGGCCCTGTGGAAGGAGCACCGGGACACCCGGCGCCTGCCCTACGGACCCTTCACGGA GGAAGGGGAGCGCTGGTACCGCCTGCGCCAGGTCCTCAACAAGCGGCTGCTGAAGCCCTCGGAGGCGGTGCTGTACGCGGATGCCATCGGGGAGGTGGTGTCGGACCTGATGGTGCGGCTGCGGGACGAGCGGAGCCGCAGCCCCTcgggggtgctggtggaggaTGTGGCCAACCTGCTTTACCGCTTCGCCCTGGAAG GGATCTCCTATATCCTCTTCGAGACCCGCATTGGGTGCCTGAAGCAGCAGGTCCCCGCCGAGACCCAGCGCTTCATTGATTCCATCAACCTCATGTTCAAGAACTCTGTCTTCGCCACCGTCCTGCCACGATGGAGCCGCAAGGTGCTGCCTTTCTGGGACCGCTACCTGGACAGCTGGGACACCATCTTTGCCTTCG GCAAGACCCTGATTGACCGAAagatggaggagctggaggggcaAGTGGAGCGGGGCAAGGAGGTGTCCGGCTACCTGAGCTACCTGCTGGCCAGCGGCAGGCTCACCCTGGACGAGGTCTACGGCAGCgtggctgagctgctgctggctggcgTGGACACG ACCTCCAACACGCTGTCCTGGGCCCTGTACCACCTCTCCCGGGACCCGGGCATCCAGGAGACCCTGTACCAGGAGCTGAAAGCCGTCGTGCCTGCCAACCGCTTTCCTGGTGCTGAGGATATCCCCAAGATGCCGATGCTTCGGGCCGTTATCAAGGAGACGCTGAG GGTCTACCCAGTGGTGCCCACCAACGCCAGGGTCTTCTATGAGAAGGACATTGTCATCGGAGACTACCTCTTCCCCAAGAAC ACCCTCTTCGTCCTGGCACACTATGCGATGTCCCACGACGAGACCTACTTCCCTGAGCCCGAGCGGTTCCTGCCCCAGCGCTGGCTCCGGGGCCACGgctccccccaccaccccttCAGCTCCATCCCCTTCGGCTACGGGGTCCGTGCCTGCGTCGGCCGCCGCATTGCCGAGCTGGAGATGCACCTGGCCCTCGCCAGG ATCATCCAGGCATTCGAGGTGCGGCCGGACCCCCGCGGCGTGGAGGTGACATCCGTGTCCCGCATCGTCCTGGTGGCCGACAAGCCCATCAACCTGGAGTTCATCGCTCGCCCGGGGGCCCCCTGA
- the PRKAG3 gene encoding 5'-AMP-activated protein kinase subunit gamma-3 isoform X4 codes for MLSLPAASSSSSTSPWRSRKPLWHWWPTGCVPPRSGTARRRALWGCSPSLTSSTSSIATTARPWAVGWDAWGRGQCPRVPSVPRHGATVTRASPCPQVQIYEVEEHKIETWREVYLQGSFKPLVYISPSDSLFDAVYSLIKHKIHRLPVIEPVSGNVLHILTHKRILKFLHIFGSTIPKPRFLKKTVQELRVGTFRDVAVVPETAPVYTALEIFVDRRVSALPVVNDAGQVVGLYSRFDVIHLAAQKTYNNLDISVREALRQRTTCLEGVLTCYPHETMEDIIDRITKEQVHRLVLVDENRYPRGIVSLSDILQALVLTPAGIDALNS; via the exons ATGCTGTCCCTACCAGCTGCAAGCTCGTCGTCTTCGACATCTCCCTGGAG ATCAAGAAAGCCTTTGTGGCACTGGTGGCCAACGGGGTGCGTGCCGCCCCGCTCTGGGACAGCAAGACGCAGAGCTTTGTGG GGATGCTCACCATCACTGACTTCATCAACATCCTCCATCGCTACTACCGCTCGCCCCTG GGCAGTGGGGTGGGATGCCTGGGGAAGAGGGCAATGCCCCAGAGTCCCCTCAGTCCCCCGCCATGGGGCCACCGTGACCAGGGCATCTCCGTGCCCTCAGGTTCAGATCTATGAGGTGGAGGAGCACAAGATTGAGACGTGGAGAG AGGTATATCTGCAGGGCTCCTTCAAGCCGCTGGTCTACATCTCCCCGAGTGATAG CCTCTTCGATGCAGTCTACTCCCTGATCAAGCACAAGATCCACCGCCTGCCTGTCATCGAGCCCGTCTCGGGCAACGTCCTCCACATCCTGACGCACAAGCGCATCCTCAAGTTCCTCCACATCTTC gGCTCCACCATCCCCAAGCCGCGCTTCCTGAAGAAAACGGTGCAGGAGCTGCGTGTTGGCACCTTCCGCGACGTGGCTGTCGTGCCCGAGACCGCCCCCGTCTACACCGCCCTGGAGATCTTCGTGGACCGCCGCGTCTCTGCCCTGCCTGTCGTCAATGATGCTG GGCAAGTAGTCGGCCTCTACTCCCGGTTTGATGTCATT CACCTGGCAGCCCAGAAGACCTACAACAACCTGGACATCAGCGTGCGGGAAGCGCTGCGCCAGCGCACGACCTGCCTGGAGGGGGTCCTCACCTGCTACCCCCACGAAACCATGGAGGACATCATCGACCGCATCACCAAGGAGCAG GTCCATCGCCTGGTTCTGGTGGACGAGAACCGTTACCCGCGGGGCATCGTTTCCCTCTCCGACATCCTCCAGGCCCTTGTGCTCACTCCCGCAGGTATCGATGCTCTTAACTCTTAG
- the PRKAG3 gene encoding 5'-AMP-activated protein kinase subunit gamma-3 isoform X3, which produces MLSLPAASSSSSTSPWSRSRKPLWHWWPTGCVPPRSGTARRRALWGCSPSLTSSTSSIATTARPWAVGWDAWGRGQCPRVPSVPRHGATVTRASPCPQVQIYEVEEHKIETWREVYLQGSFKPLVYISPSDSLFDAVYSLIKHKIHRLPVIEPVSGNVLHILTHKRILKFLHIFGSTIPKPRFLKKTVQELRVGTFRDVAVVPETAPVYTALEIFVDRRVSALPVVNDAGQVVGLYSRFDVIHLAAQKTYNNLDISVREALRQRTTCLEGVLTCYPHETMEDIIDRITKEQVHRLVLVDENRYPRGIVSLSDILQALVLTPAGIDALNS; this is translated from the exons ATGCTGTCCCTACCAGCTGCAAGCTCGTCGTCTTCGACATCTCCCTGGAG CAGATCAAGAAAGCCTTTGTGGCACTGGTGGCCAACGGGGTGCGTGCCGCCCCGCTCTGGGACAGCAAGACGCAGAGCTTTGTGG GGATGCTCACCATCACTGACTTCATCAACATCCTCCATCGCTACTACCGCTCGCCCCTG GGCAGTGGGGTGGGATGCCTGGGGAAGAGGGCAATGCCCCAGAGTCCCCTCAGTCCCCCGCCATGGGGCCACCGTGACCAGGGCATCTCCGTGCCCTCAGGTTCAGATCTATGAGGTGGAGGAGCACAAGATTGAGACGTGGAGAG AGGTATATCTGCAGGGCTCCTTCAAGCCGCTGGTCTACATCTCCCCGAGTGATAG CCTCTTCGATGCAGTCTACTCCCTGATCAAGCACAAGATCCACCGCCTGCCTGTCATCGAGCCCGTCTCGGGCAACGTCCTCCACATCCTGACGCACAAGCGCATCCTCAAGTTCCTCCACATCTTC gGCTCCACCATCCCCAAGCCGCGCTTCCTGAAGAAAACGGTGCAGGAGCTGCGTGTTGGCACCTTCCGCGACGTGGCTGTCGTGCCCGAGACCGCCCCCGTCTACACCGCCCTGGAGATCTTCGTGGACCGCCGCGTCTCTGCCCTGCCTGTCGTCAATGATGCTG GGCAAGTAGTCGGCCTCTACTCCCGGTTTGATGTCATT CACCTGGCAGCCCAGAAGACCTACAACAACCTGGACATCAGCGTGCGGGAAGCGCTGCGCCAGCGCACGACCTGCCTGGAGGGGGTCCTCACCTGCTACCCCCACGAAACCATGGAGGACATCATCGACCGCATCACCAAGGAGCAG GTCCATCGCCTGGTTCTGGTGGACGAGAACCGTTACCCGCGGGGCATCGTTTCCCTCTCCGACATCCTCCAGGCCCTTGTGCTCACTCCCGCAGGTATCGATGCTCTTAACTCTTAG